One Struthio camelus isolate bStrCam1 chromosome 10, bStrCam1.hap1, whole genome shotgun sequence genomic region harbors:
- the KLHDC4 gene encoding kelch domain-containing protein 4 isoform X3: MVACKRQLIVFGGFHESARDYIYYNDVYAFNLDSFTWSKLAPSGIGPAPRSGCQMATTPEGSIIIYGGYSKQRIKKDVDKGTLHTDMFLLKTEGSGKEEADKWAWSRLNPSGVKPAPRSGFSVAISPSNRSLLFGGVHDEEEEESIEGDFFNDIYFYDMGKNRWFPGQLKGPKSEKRKRRRGRQTEAEGAGDEMEKQPPQGPMEIVKEVVAEDGTVMTIKQVISGPGEERERSESEEEEEEDGALGQQVEPCPRSNAMVAVKHGVLYVYGGMFEVGDRQFTLSDLYSIDLHKMEEWKVLVEMDPKAQEWLEESESDDDDDMEGAEGGEEEEESSEEESEDEEGGEQHPSVQPDEKQADYLSRTEQYWIKLARSNMGSDAKEKKVAKVAHAMAKAFYEDSV; this comes from the exons AGATTATATCTATTACAACGATGTGTACGCCTTCAACCTGGACTCCTTCACGTGGAGCAAGCTGGCTCCGTCAGGGATTGGGCCTGCTCCGAGATCTGGATGTCAAATGGCTACCACTCCTGAGGGCAGCATAATCATCTATGGGGGCTACTCCAAACAG agaattAAGAAAGACGTTGACAAGGGCACGCTGCATACAGATATGTTCCTACTGAAGACTGAAGGTTCAGGCAAAGAGGAAG CGGACAAGTGGGCATGGAGTCGGCTAAACCCCTCTGGAGTGAAACCTGCTCCCAGGTCCGGCTTCTCTGTGGCGATCAGTCCTAGTAACCGCTCCCTTCTGTTTGGAGGTGTGcatgatgaggaagaggaagagagcatTGAAGGGGACTTCTTCAACGATATTTATTTCTACGATATGGGGAAAAACCGCTGGTTTCCTGGACAGCTAAAG GGACCAAAGTCAGAGAAGAGGAAACGAAGACGTGGCAGACAAACTGAGGCAGAGGGGGCAGGAGATGAGATGGAGAAGCAACCTCCACAAGGCCCAATGGAGATAGTCAAAGAAGTGGTGGCAGAAGATGGGACTGTCATGACAATCAAGCAGGTGATCtctgggcctggagaagagagagagagatcggaatcggaggaggaggaggaggaagatggagcCTTGGGCCAACAAGTGGAGCCATGCCCGCGTTCCAATGCCATGGTGGCTGTGAAGCATGGGGTTCTCTATGTGTATGGGGGAATGTTTGAGGTGGGCGATCGCCAGTTCACTCTCAGTGACCTCTACAGCATCGATCTGCACAAAATGGAAGAATGGAAAGTGTTAGTGGAGATGGATCCAA AAGCACAAGAATGGCTGGAGGAGTCAGaatctgatgatgatgatgatatggAAGGtgcagagggaggggaagaggaagaggagagctctgAAGAGGAGAGTGAAGATGAGGAAG GAGGAGAGCAGCACCCATCTGTTCAGCCTGATGAGAAGCAAGCAGACTATCTGTCCAGGACGGAGCAGTATTGGATTAAACTAGCCCGCAGCAACATGGGCTCAGATGCCaaggagaagaaggtggcgaAAGTTGCGCATGCCATGGCAAAGGCGTTCTATGAAGATTCAGTCTAG